One Streptomyces sp. R28 DNA window includes the following coding sequences:
- the glyA gene encoding serine hydroxymethyltransferase, with protein MAANPSTSTLASPLGQPLSELDPDVAAAVDAELHRQQSTLEMIASENFAPAAVMEAQGSVLTNKYAEGYPGRRYYGGCEHVDVIERLAISRVKELFGAEAANVQPHSGAQANAAAMFALLEPGDTILGLDLAHGGHLTHGMRINYSGKLYDVVPYHVRESDMRVDMDEVEQLALAHRPKMIVAGWSAYSRRLDFAAFRRIADAVGAYLMVDMAHFAGLVAAGLHPSPVPYADVVTTTTHKTLGGPRGGVILSRADLAKKINSAVFPGQQGGPLEHVIAAKAVAFKVAAGEEFKERQRRTLDGARILAGRLLADDVAEAGITVLTGGTEVHLVLVDLRNSALDGRQAEDRLHRIGITVNRNAVPFDPRPPMVSSGLRIGTPALATRGFGEAEFREVADIIAQALKEEQLGDERAGVLRDRVEKLAAAFPLYPHLPRLPHLNGDAA; from the coding sequence ATGGCAGCCAACCCGTCGACCAGCACACTCGCCTCCCCTCTCGGCCAGCCGCTCAGTGAACTCGACCCGGACGTCGCCGCCGCTGTGGACGCCGAACTGCACCGCCAGCAGTCGACCCTCGAGATGATCGCCTCGGAGAACTTCGCCCCGGCCGCCGTCATGGAGGCCCAGGGCTCGGTGCTCACCAACAAGTACGCCGAGGGCTATCCGGGCCGCCGTTACTACGGCGGCTGCGAACACGTCGACGTCATCGAGCGGTTGGCCATCTCCCGCGTCAAGGAGCTGTTCGGCGCCGAGGCCGCGAACGTACAGCCGCACTCCGGGGCCCAGGCCAACGCGGCCGCCATGTTCGCGCTGCTCGAGCCGGGCGACACGATCCTCGGCCTCGACCTGGCGCACGGCGGTCACCTGACCCACGGCATGCGCATCAACTACTCCGGCAAGCTCTACGACGTCGTGCCGTACCACGTGCGCGAGTCCGACATGCGCGTCGACATGGACGAGGTCGAGCAGCTCGCCCTCGCCCACCGGCCCAAGATGATCGTCGCCGGCTGGTCGGCCTACTCCCGCCGGCTGGACTTCGCCGCGTTCCGGCGGATCGCCGACGCGGTGGGCGCGTACCTGATGGTGGACATGGCGCACTTCGCCGGGCTGGTGGCCGCGGGCCTCCACCCGAGCCCCGTGCCGTACGCCGATGTCGTCACGACCACCACGCACAAGACCCTCGGCGGCCCGCGCGGCGGGGTGATCCTCAGCCGCGCAGACCTGGCCAAGAAGATCAACTCCGCGGTCTTCCCCGGCCAGCAGGGCGGCCCGCTCGAGCACGTCATCGCGGCGAAGGCGGTGGCCTTCAAGGTGGCGGCGGGGGAGGAGTTCAAGGAGCGTCAGCGGCGCACCCTGGACGGCGCCCGCATCCTCGCCGGACGGTTGCTGGCCGACGACGTGGCCGAGGCCGGGATCACGGTCCTGACCGGCGGCACCGAGGTCCACCTGGTCCTCGTGGACCTGCGCAACTCCGCCCTGGACGGCCGACAGGCCGAGGACCGGCTGCACCGCATCGGCATCACCGTCAACCGCAACGCCGTGCCGTTCGACCCCCGCCCGCCGATGGTGTCGTCGGGCCTGCGGATCGGCACCCCGGCCCTGGCCACCCGGGGCTTCGGCGAGGCCGAGTTCCGTGAGGTCGCCGACATCATCGCCCAGGCCTTGAAGGAGGAGCAGCTCGGCGACGAGCGCGCGGGCGTGCTGCGCGACCGCGTCGAGAAGCTCGCCGCCGCGTTCCCTCTCTACCCCCACCTGCCCCGCCTGCCCCACCTGAACGGAGACGCGGCATGA
- a CDS encoding sarcosine oxidase subunit beta family protein — translation MTTEPLPEHPDFLWRNPEPRSSYDVVIVGAGGHGLATAYYLAKNHGITNVAVLEKGWLAGGNMARNTTIIRSNYLWDESAAIYEHALKLWEGLPEELDYDFLFSQRGVLNLAHTLQDVREGVRRVNANRLNGVDAEWLEPEEIAKVCPILNVSSRTRYPVLGGTFQPRAGIAKHDHVAWALARRADEMGVDLIQGCEVTGFLKDGDRVVGVETNRGRIHAGRVGLAAAGHSSVLAERAGVRLPVQSHPLQALVSELHEPVHPTVVMSNHVHVYVSQAHKGELVMGAGVDSYNGYGQRGSFHVIEQQMAAAVELFPIFARAHVLRTWGGIVDVTPDASPIISATPVENLYVNCGWGTGGFKATPAAGWTFAHTLATGEAHPLNAPFALDRFRTGALIDEHGAAAVAH, via the coding sequence ATGACCACCGAGCCGCTGCCGGAGCATCCGGACTTCCTCTGGCGCAACCCCGAGCCGCGCTCCTCGTACGACGTCGTCATCGTCGGCGCGGGCGGCCATGGTCTGGCCACCGCCTACTACCTCGCCAAGAACCACGGCATCACCAACGTCGCCGTCCTGGAGAAGGGCTGGCTGGCCGGCGGCAACATGGCCCGCAACACCACGATCATCCGCTCCAACTACCTCTGGGACGAGAGCGCGGCGATCTACGAGCACGCGCTCAAGCTGTGGGAAGGGCTCCCGGAGGAGCTGGACTACGACTTCCTGTTCAGCCAGCGAGGAGTCCTCAACCTCGCGCACACCCTCCAGGACGTCCGCGAGGGCGTGCGCCGCGTCAACGCCAACCGCCTCAACGGAGTCGACGCCGAGTGGCTCGAACCCGAGGAGATCGCCAAGGTCTGCCCCATCCTCAACGTCTCGTCCCGCACCCGCTATCCGGTCCTCGGCGGCACCTTCCAGCCGCGGGCCGGCATCGCCAAGCACGACCACGTCGCCTGGGCGCTGGCCCGCCGCGCCGACGAGATGGGCGTGGACCTGATCCAGGGCTGCGAGGTCACCGGCTTCCTCAAGGACGGCGACCGGGTCGTGGGTGTCGAGACCAACCGCGGCCGCATCCACGCCGGCCGGGTCGGCCTCGCGGCGGCCGGGCACAGCAGCGTGCTGGCCGAGCGGGCGGGCGTACGGCTGCCGGTGCAGTCGCATCCGCTGCAGGCACTGGTCTCCGAACTGCACGAGCCGGTGCACCCCACGGTGGTCATGTCGAACCACGTGCACGTCTATGTGTCTCAGGCACACAAGGGCGAGCTGGTGATGGGCGCGGGCGTCGACTCGTACAACGGATACGGGCAGCGCGGCTCCTTCCACGTCATCGAGCAGCAGATGGCCGCCGCCGTCGAGCTGTTCCCGATCTTCGCGCGGGCGCATGTGCTGCGGACCTGGGGCGGCATCGTCGACGTCACGCCGGACGCCTCCCCGATCATCAGCGCCACCCCTGTCGAGAACCTCTACGTCAACTGCGGCTGGGGCACCGGCGGGTTCAAGGCCACCCCGGCCGCGGGCTGGACCTTCGCGCACACCCTCGCCACCGGCGAGGCCCATCCCTTGAACGCTCCCTTCGCCCTCGACCGTTTCAGGACGGGCGCGTTGATCGACGAACACGGCGCCGCAGCCGTGGCCCACTGA
- a CDS encoding sarcosine oxidase subunit delta — protein MLLITCPWCGPRDETEYHYGGQAHVAYPENPSELTDAQWAEFVFYRDNPKGPFAERWMHSIGCRRWFNALRDTATHEVLASYRLDEPRPELPQAGGNR, from the coding sequence GTGCTGCTGATCACCTGTCCATGGTGCGGTCCTCGGGACGAGACCGAGTACCACTACGGCGGACAGGCCCATGTGGCCTACCCCGAGAACCCCTCGGAACTCACCGACGCGCAGTGGGCCGAGTTCGTCTTCTACCGCGACAACCCCAAGGGCCCCTTCGCCGAGCGGTGGATGCACAGCATCGGCTGCCGCCGCTGGTTCAACGCCCTGCGCGACACCGCCACCCACGAGGTGCTCGCCTCCTATCGGCTCGACGAGCCCCGCCCCGAACTGCCCCAGGCCGGAGGGAACCGATGA
- a CDS encoding sarcosine oxidase subunit alpha family protein gives MTHQHFRLPRGGRIDRTAVLRFTVDGRELTGHPGDTVASAMLANGLVEVAPSLYRDRPRGIVGAGVEEPNALVQIDGPCSEGMLPATTVELYDGLSAGTLSGMGRLDPTPDPAVYDKKYAHTDVLVVGAGPAGLAAAAAAAGSGARVILLDDQPEPGGSLLSEARTDLKWVADVSAALDAAPEVVVLRRTSAFGSYDDNYVLALQRRTDHLGADAPESVSRQRLWHIRARQVVLATGAHERPLVFAGNDRPGVMLAAAVRTYLNRYAVAPGSRAVVSTTNDSAYDTVADLHAAGIDLAAVVDARPELSDRASEVAVATGVRVLTGSAVVDTGGEGRITGVTVKALDVDGRLTGEPQSFDCDLLAVSGGWSPVVHLHSQRQGRLRWDEELVAFVPDGTVRDQQVVGAARGTYDLDGCRAEGARAGARAATDAGFPVAVPSAVARLAAGPTRALWLVPAPEGEPGDWDTHFVDLQRDVTVADVWRSTGAGMRGVEHVKRYTSLGTANDQGKTSGVNAIGVIAEALGGSLGEIGTTAYRAPYTPVAFAALAGRERGELFDPERTTSIHSWHVAHGAQFEDVGQWKRPWYFPQPGEDMDTAVARECRAAREGVAFMDASTLGKIEIWGADAGEFLNRIYTNAFKKLKPGMARYGVMCKPDGMIFDDGVTLRLDDNRYFMTTTTGGAAGVLDWLEEWLQTEWPELDVHCTSVTEQWATIAVVGPQSREVVAHLAPDVDLSAEAFPFMAFRETTLASGIPARICRISFSGELAYEINVSAWYGLAVWEEVDAIGRPYGITPYGTETMHVLRAEKGYIIVGQDTDGTVTPQDAGMSWVVSKQKDFIGKRSYARADTARTDRKQLVGLLPSDRTTRLPEGTQLVAPGVPITPEAGPVPMLGHVTSSYHSPALGRPFALALVADGQARKGQTLLAPVGEDLVPVEVTDFVLYDPEGTKRDG, from the coding sequence ATGACCCACCAGCACTTCCGGCTCCCGCGGGGCGGCCGTATCGACCGCACCGCCGTGCTGCGGTTCACCGTCGACGGACGGGAGCTGACCGGGCACCCCGGAGACACCGTCGCCTCGGCGATGCTGGCGAACGGCCTCGTCGAGGTCGCCCCGTCGCTCTACCGCGACCGCCCGCGCGGCATCGTCGGCGCAGGCGTCGAGGAGCCCAACGCCCTTGTGCAGATCGATGGTCCGTGCTCGGAGGGCATGCTCCCGGCGACGACGGTCGAGCTCTACGACGGCCTGTCCGCCGGCACGCTTTCCGGGATGGGCCGGCTCGACCCGACCCCCGACCCGGCCGTCTACGACAAGAAGTACGCGCACACCGACGTCCTGGTCGTCGGCGCCGGACCCGCCGGACTCGCGGCCGCCGCCGCTGCCGCCGGCTCCGGGGCACGCGTGATCCTCCTCGACGACCAGCCCGAGCCCGGCGGTTCGCTGCTCTCCGAAGCGCGGACCGACCTCAAGTGGGTCGCCGACGTGAGCGCCGCACTCGACGCCGCTCCCGAGGTCGTCGTACTGCGGCGGACCTCGGCCTTCGGGTCGTACGACGACAACTACGTACTGGCTCTCCAGCGGCGAACCGACCACCTCGGGGCCGACGCTCCCGAAAGTGTCTCGCGGCAACGGCTGTGGCACATACGGGCCCGCCAAGTGGTCCTGGCGACCGGCGCCCACGAGCGCCCGCTGGTCTTCGCCGGCAACGACCGGCCCGGGGTGATGCTGGCCGCGGCCGTGCGCACCTACCTCAACCGGTATGCCGTGGCCCCGGGTTCGCGGGCCGTGGTGAGCACGACCAACGACAGCGCCTACGACACGGTCGCCGACCTCCACGCCGCCGGCATCGACCTCGCCGCCGTCGTGGACGCGCGCCCCGAGCTGTCCGACCGGGCGTCCGAGGTCGCCGTCGCGACAGGGGTGCGGGTGCTGACGGGCAGCGCGGTGGTCGACACGGGGGGCGAAGGCCGAATCACCGGCGTCACCGTCAAGGCCCTCGACGTGGACGGCCGACTCACCGGTGAGCCGCAGTCGTTCGACTGTGACCTGCTCGCCGTCTCGGGCGGCTGGAGCCCGGTGGTCCACCTGCACAGCCAGCGCCAGGGCCGGCTGCGCTGGGACGAGGAACTGGTCGCGTTCGTCCCCGACGGGACCGTACGGGACCAGCAGGTCGTCGGGGCGGCCCGGGGGACGTACGACCTCGACGGCTGCCGGGCCGAAGGAGCGCGCGCCGGTGCACGCGCCGCGACGGACGCCGGGTTCCCGGTGGCCGTACCGTCCGCTGTCGCGCGGCTCGCCGCCGGCCCGACGCGCGCCCTGTGGCTGGTCCCCGCCCCCGAGGGCGAACCCGGCGACTGGGACACCCACTTCGTCGACCTCCAGCGCGACGTCACCGTCGCCGACGTCTGGCGCTCCACCGGCGCCGGCATGCGCGGCGTCGAGCACGTGAAGCGGTACACCTCGCTCGGCACCGCCAACGACCAGGGCAAGACGTCCGGCGTCAACGCGATCGGTGTGATCGCCGAGGCCCTCGGCGGTTCACTGGGAGAGATCGGCACCACGGCCTACCGCGCGCCGTACACCCCGGTGGCCTTCGCCGCCCTGGCCGGTCGTGAGCGCGGCGAGCTGTTCGACCCGGAGCGCACGACCTCCATCCACAGCTGGCACGTGGCGCACGGCGCTCAGTTCGAGGACGTCGGGCAGTGGAAGCGCCCCTGGTACTTCCCCCAGCCCGGTGAGGACATGGACACGGCCGTGGCCCGTGAGTGCCGCGCGGCCCGTGAGGGAGTGGCGTTCATGGACGCCTCCACCCTCGGCAAGATCGAGATCTGGGGCGCGGACGCGGGCGAGTTCCTCAACCGCATCTACACCAACGCCTTCAAGAAGCTCAAGCCCGGCATGGCCCGCTACGGCGTCATGTGCAAGCCCGACGGCATGATCTTCGACGACGGAGTGACACTCCGCCTCGACGACAACCGCTACTTCATGACCACCACGACCGGCGGCGCCGCCGGGGTCCTGGACTGGCTGGAGGAGTGGCTGCAGACCGAGTGGCCCGAACTCGACGTGCACTGCACCTCGGTGACCGAGCAGTGGGCGACGATCGCCGTCGTCGGCCCGCAGTCGCGCGAGGTCGTCGCCCATCTGGCTCCCGACGTCGACCTGTCCGCCGAGGCGTTCCCCTTCATGGCCTTCCGCGAGACGACCCTGGCCTCCGGCATCCCGGCCCGTATCTGCCGGATCTCCTTCTCCGGCGAACTCGCCTACGAGATCAACGTCTCCGCGTGGTACGGCCTGGCGGTCTGGGAGGAGGTGGACGCGATCGGCCGACCGTACGGCATCACCCCGTACGGCACCGAGACCATGCACGTCCTGCGCGCCGAGAAGGGCTACATCATCGTCGGCCAGGACACCGACGGCACCGTCACCCCGCAGGACGCGGGCATGTCCTGGGTGGTCTCCAAGCAGAAGGACTTCATCGGCAAGCGGTCCTACGCCCGCGCCGACACCGCCCGCACCGACCGCAAACAACTGGTCGGCCTGCTGCCGAGCGACCGCACGACCCGGCTGCCCGAGGGCACCCAACTCGTCGCGCCGGGCGTGCCGATCACCCCCGAGGCCGGGCCGGTGCCGATGCTCGGCCACGTCACCTCCAGCTACCACAGCCCGGCCCTCGGCCGTCCCTTCGCCCTCGCCCTCGTCGCCGACGGGCAGGCGAGGAAGGGGCAGACCCTGCTCGCCCCGGTGGGCGAGGACCTGGTGCCCGTCGAGGTGACCGACTTCGTCCTGTACGACCCGGAAGGGACCAAGCGAGATGGCTGA
- a CDS encoding sarcosine oxidase subunit gamma, which translates to MAETTFETGAGAGPVALRTSPLAHLAERMRAAAVTGARGVALTEWPFLTMVNLRVDPASEAADRIEKVLGALLPRQCGHTTTSGPRTVLWLGPDEWLVLAQADQYTVAAELREALGSDPGSVVDLSANRTTLELSGPAARQVLEKGCPLDLHPRSFAPGQAVSTTVGPVAVLLWQVDDAPTYRLFPRSSFADYLARWLIDAMSEYRGPEVP; encoded by the coding sequence ATGGCTGAGACGACGTTCGAGACCGGCGCAGGCGCCGGCCCGGTGGCCCTGCGCACCAGCCCCCTGGCCCATCTGGCGGAGCGCATGCGCGCCGCTGCCGTCACCGGCGCCCGCGGCGTCGCGCTGACCGAGTGGCCGTTCCTCACGATGGTGAACCTGCGCGTCGACCCCGCCTCCGAAGCGGCCGACCGCATCGAGAAGGTCCTGGGGGCACTGCTCCCGCGCCAGTGCGGCCACACCACCACATCCGGCCCCCGCACGGTCCTCTGGCTGGGCCCCGACGAGTGGCTCGTGCTGGCCCAAGCCGACCAGTACACCGTGGCCGCCGAGTTGCGGGAGGCACTGGGATCGGACCCGGGCTCGGTGGTGGACCTCTCCGCCAACCGCACCACGCTGGAGCTGAGTGGCCCGGCCGCCCGGCAGGTGCTGGAGAAGGGCTGCCCGCTGGACCTGCATCCCCGGTCCTTCGCACCCGGCCAGGCGGTGTCGACCACGGTGGGCCCCGTCGCCGTACTGCTCTGGCAGGTCGACGACGCGCCGACGTACCGGCTGTTCCCGCGGTCCTCGTTCGCCGACTACCTGGCGCGGTGGCTCATCGACGCGATGAGCGAGTACCGCGGCCCGGAGGTGCCCTGA
- a CDS encoding DUF6766 family protein: MASMVVLSIYLRRRGSPESKPVGAAHTATGVEGWRAGARFAPMRHSGSMCGRYASSRSPEDLAQLFQVAEWHPEETLAPSWNVAPTDEVWAVLERAPRGAAEDEPARRRLRPLRWGLVPSWAKDAKIGARLINARVETVHEKPAFRRAFAQRRCLLPADGFYEWDEVKDRKSGKVRKQPYFIHPEDGQVMALAGLYEYWRNPEIRDADDPAAWLLTCTIITTEATDAAGRIHPRMPLALTPDHYDAWLDPRRQATHDLRTLLTPPAGGHLDARPVSPAVNSVRNNGPQLLDEVPTP, translated from the coding sequence GTGGCGTCGATGGTCGTCCTGTCGATCTACCTGCGCCGGCGCGGCTCCCCGGAGTCCAAGCCCGTCGGTGCCGCGCACACCGCGACCGGCGTGGAGGGGTGGCGAGCCGGAGCGCGGTTCGCTCCCATGCGGCACAGTGGCAGTATGTGCGGCCGTTATGCCTCCTCCCGCAGCCCCGAGGACCTCGCCCAGCTGTTCCAGGTGGCCGAGTGGCATCCGGAGGAAACCCTCGCGCCGAGCTGGAACGTGGCCCCGACCGACGAGGTGTGGGCCGTCCTGGAGCGCGCGCCACGCGGCGCTGCCGAGGACGAACCGGCCCGGCGTCGGCTGCGGCCCCTGCGCTGGGGCCTGGTGCCCTCGTGGGCGAAGGACGCGAAGATCGGCGCGCGGTTGATCAACGCACGGGTGGAGACCGTGCACGAGAAGCCCGCCTTCCGCCGTGCGTTCGCCCAACGCCGCTGCCTGCTGCCGGCCGACGGCTTCTACGAGTGGGACGAGGTCAAGGACAGGAAGTCGGGCAAGGTCCGCAAGCAGCCCTACTTCATCCACCCGGAGGACGGGCAGGTGATGGCGTTGGCGGGCCTGTACGAGTACTGGCGAAATCCGGAGATCAGGGATGCCGACGACCCTGCCGCCTGGCTGCTGACCTGCACCATCATCACCACCGAGGCCACCGACGCCGCAGGCCGCATCCACCCCCGCATGCCCCTCGCGCTCACCCCCGACCACTACGACGCCTGGCTCGACCCGCGCCGGCAGGCCACCCACGACCTGCGCACCCTGCTCACCCCGCCGGCAGGCGGCCACCTGGACGCCCGCCCCGTCTCTCCGGCCGTGAACAGCGTCCGCAACAACGGCCCCCAGCTCCTGGACGAGGTCCCCACCCCCTGA
- a CDS encoding metal ABC transporter solute-binding protein, Zn/Mn family, translating to MPASTSRRLAPLITGTCLILLAGCGSSPDSASDSGAAQRPAAASAVPVVASTDVYGDMAERIGGGKVEVTSIISDPDQDPHSYEANTQNQLALSKAKVVIENGGGYDDFIDRMMKTSGDSSAEVINAVKVSGKSAPAGGELNEHVWYDFPTVAKLADRIAAALANVDPDDAATFTEKAEDFKEKLKPLEQKEAEIKAGHGGEAVAITEPVPLYMIEASGLKNATPAAFSEAVEEGDDVSPRTLRDTLALFTGKKVKALVYNEQTSGPQTEQAERAAEAAGIPVVPVTETLPQGKDYLGWMTANVDALANALAK from the coding sequence ATGCCCGCGTCCACGTCCCGACGTCTCGCCCCGCTGATAACCGGCACCTGCCTGATCCTCCTCGCGGGCTGCGGCAGTTCGCCGGACTCCGCAAGCGACAGCGGCGCCGCGCAGCGCCCCGCCGCGGCGTCCGCCGTCCCGGTGGTGGCCTCGACGGACGTCTACGGGGACATGGCCGAGCGGATAGGCGGCGGGAAGGTGGAGGTCACCTCGATCATCAGCGACCCCGACCAGGACCCGCACTCCTACGAGGCCAACACGCAGAACCAGTTGGCGCTGTCCAAGGCGAAGGTCGTCATCGAGAACGGCGGTGGTTATGACGACTTCATCGACCGCATGATGAAAACGAGCGGCGACTCGTCCGCCGAGGTGATCAACGCGGTCAAGGTCTCCGGCAAGAGCGCCCCGGCGGGCGGGGAGCTCAACGAGCACGTCTGGTACGACTTCCCCACCGTCGCCAAGCTCGCCGACCGCATCGCCGCCGCTCTGGCCAACGTCGACCCGGACGACGCCGCGACCTTCACCGAGAAGGCCGAGGACTTCAAGGAGAAGCTGAAGCCCTTGGAGCAGAAGGAAGCCGAGATCAAGGCCGGCCACGGCGGCGAGGCGGTGGCCATCACCGAGCCCGTGCCGCTGTACATGATCGAGGCGAGCGGGCTGAAGAACGCGACGCCCGCGGCGTTCAGCGAAGCCGTCGAAGAAGGAGACGACGTCTCCCCGCGGACCCTGCGGGACACGTTGGCACTGTTCACCGGCAAGAAGGTCAAGGCGCTGGTCTACAACGAGCAGACCTCTGGCCCGCAGACCGAGCAGGCCGAGCGGGCGGCCGAGGCGGCCGGGATTCCGGTCGTCCCCGTGACCGAGACCCTGCCCCAGGGCAAGGACTACCTCGGCTGGATGACCGCCAACGTCGACGCGCTCGCGAACGCGCTGGCCAAGTGA
- a CDS encoding metal ABC transporter ATP-binding protein, producing the protein MSGPRTDAAVISLRAAALSYGERVLWRDLDLDVRPGEFLAVLGPNGSGKTSFVRALLGGRQLSAGTLTVLGLPPRGGCKHIGYVPQQGTLSAHALLRARDLVRFGIDGHGFGPRLRTGAVRRRVDEILASVGATAYADVPVGLLSGGERQRVRIGQALAADPRILLCDEPLLSLDLHHQRAVTQLVDARRRSHGTAVVFVTHEINPVLGLVDRVLYLARGGFRVGTPDEVLTSEALSQLYGTPVDVIRVRDRITVVGVPDEPAQPHHPEPPHGVRP; encoded by the coding sequence GTGTCCGGCCCTCGCACGGACGCCGCGGTGATCAGCCTGCGTGCAGCGGCCCTCTCCTACGGCGAGCGCGTGCTGTGGCGGGACCTCGATCTCGACGTACGGCCGGGCGAGTTCCTGGCCGTGCTCGGTCCCAACGGATCGGGCAAGACCAGCTTCGTGCGCGCCCTGCTGGGCGGGCGGCAGTTGTCCGCCGGCACGCTGACGGTGCTGGGCCTTCCGCCCCGGGGCGGCTGCAAGCACATCGGCTACGTCCCGCAGCAGGGAACACTGTCCGCACACGCCCTGCTGCGCGCCCGGGACCTGGTCCGCTTCGGCATCGACGGGCACGGCTTCGGACCACGGCTGCGCACGGGCGCCGTACGCCGCCGCGTGGACGAGATCCTCGCCTCGGTCGGGGCCACCGCGTACGCGGACGTCCCCGTCGGCCTGCTCTCCGGCGGCGAACGCCAGCGCGTACGCATCGGGCAGGCGCTGGCCGCCGACCCGCGGATCCTGCTGTGCGACGAGCCGCTGCTCTCCCTCGACCTGCACCATCAGCGGGCCGTGACGCAGCTGGTGGACGCGCGGCGTCGCTCCCACGGCACGGCGGTGGTCTTCGTGACCCACGAGATCAACCCCGTGCTGGGACTGGTGGACCGCGTGCTGTACCTCGCCCGCGGCGGCTTCCGGGTCGGCACACCCGACGAGGTGCTGACCTCCGAGGCGCTGTCGCAGCTGTACGGCACGCCGGTCGACGTCATCCGCGTCCGGGACCGGATCACGGTAGTGGGCGTGCCCGACGAGCCGGCGCAGCCGCATCACCCCGAACCGCCGCACGGAGTACGGCCATGA
- a CDS encoding metal ABC transporter permease, whose amino-acid sequence MNITHGIWQQIFDFDNYGELLALVRNSLIAGVALGLVGGLVGVFVIMRDLPFAVHGISELSFAGASAALLLDVNIVAGSIVGSLIAAGAIGLLGTRARDRNSVIGIIMPFGLGLGVLFLALYKGRAANKFGLLTGQIVAVDTPQMSWLLGTCAVVLVALAVMWRPLAFASADPEVAEARGVPVRGLSFAFMIVLGLAVALSVQIVGALLVLTLVVTPAAAAARITASPVLLPALSVVFAVASIEGGILLALGSSVPISPYVTTISFTTYLVCRVVGRYRARRWGAMRAAPA is encoded by the coding sequence ATGAACATCACCCACGGGATCTGGCAGCAGATCTTCGACTTCGACAACTACGGCGAACTGCTCGCCCTGGTGCGCAACTCCCTGATCGCCGGCGTCGCACTCGGCCTGGTCGGCGGTCTGGTGGGGGTCTTCGTGATCATGCGGGACCTGCCGTTCGCGGTGCACGGGATCAGCGAGCTGTCGTTCGCCGGTGCCTCGGCCGCGCTGCTGCTGGACGTGAACATCGTGGCCGGCTCGATCGTCGGTTCCCTGATCGCCGCCGGAGCCATCGGGCTGCTCGGTACGCGCGCCCGGGACCGCAACTCGGTGATCGGCATCATCATGCCGTTCGGCCTCGGACTCGGCGTGCTCTTCCTCGCCCTGTACAAAGGGCGCGCGGCGAACAAGTTCGGCCTGCTCACCGGGCAGATCGTCGCCGTCGACACTCCGCAGATGTCCTGGCTGCTCGGCACCTGTGCCGTGGTGCTCGTGGCGCTGGCGGTCATGTGGCGGCCGCTCGCCTTCGCCAGCGCCGACCCGGAGGTGGCCGAGGCGCGCGGCGTACCGGTACGGGGGCTGTCGTTCGCCTTCATGATCGTGCTGGGCCTCGCGGTCGCGCTGTCCGTGCAGATCGTCGGGGCGCTGCTGGTCCTCACCCTCGTCGTCACGCCCGCGGCCGCCGCGGCCCGGATCACGGCCTCGCCGGTGCTCCTGCCGGCGCTGAGCGTGGTGTTCGCGGTGGCCTCCATCGAGGGCGGGATCCTGCTGGCCCTGGGCAGCAGCGTTCCCATCAGCCCGTACGTCACCACGATCTCGTTCACGACCTACCTCGTGTGCAGGGTGGTGGGGAGGTACCGGGCACGGCGGTGGGGAGCCATGCGAGCCGCTCCAGCATGA